The Rattus norvegicus strain BN/NHsdMcwi chromosome 20, GRCr8, whole genome shotgun sequence genomic interval GTGTGCTGCACACGAGTTAGCCCTCTCATGTCTCTGTTTTGTAATGGTTTAATCATTTTCACAGTTACTACGCCATTTCCACTTGTTACTTCCTCCTTTAGTGATGGCTGTTCTTCGTGAATCCTCAGGAGCGCTGGGGGTtctttctgtagcccaggctgcctaaCCCTCCAACCTTTTTCTCCCAGGGAtggagattacaggcatgggccaccaaGCCCACCACTTTATGTGATTTTAGAGATAAATCCTTGGAACTAGGATAAAATAAGTGCTTATATTTAAGATCTTGCTGAACAGGGCCATATGGCCTCTAAAAGTCAATTATTTATTACATTGTTACCAAGACTCACCATATGTATCTTTTAAATAGTCTCAGTATATTATGTGAAGGGCTTTGTTACAGTTACTCTATTTGACATTTATATACTGTGTCTACTCATTTATGCACACCCTGCCTGAACATATCGCTCAACTTTCTGTATGAGGATGTGGGTCAGCGAGTTCAAAGGTCATTTTACTGACACACGGTGATTTGCTAGTGGTGCCAACCATTGCTGGTGCTTACACTGTGTATGACTTAGTCGGGCTCAGTGTTGGCTGTGATGAAGGCTATTGGCCatagcaacttggggaagaaagggtctcagaaggaagtcaggataggagcTCAAGCaagacaggatcctggaggcaggagctgatgcagaggccatggaggggtgctgcctactggcttgctccccatggcttgttcagacttatttcttatagaacccaggaccaccagcccagggatggcaccacccatggtgagctgggccctctcccattaatcactaagaaaatgccttacaggcggTACAACCTAatctcctggaggcattttctcaattgaagctccCTCTCCAATaactagcttgtgttaagttgacataaaactgccCAGCACAATATTCTTAATGGGTTTTTTTGGACCTTGTTTTGTTGAAGGCATAATATATAAGATCACATGTATTAGAATAATGCCAGTATTTTCCTGCCCTCTCCTACCTCCTAACTTTTCTTTGAGATTCCTTTTGCTTTAAGAGTAGAGGGCTTGGGGGGATCTCCTGGGAAAATGCTCATGGTACAAGCGTGAGGAGCTGAGCCTCTATCATCTAGAAGCCCAGAGTGGGAAggacagaggcagggacagggggGAGTGGCTCTGTTGTGTCTCAGGGACTACTGGCCAGCCAGCTTGGCTAAAATGGTGAGCTTCAGGTTTAATGAGAAatattatctcaaaaacaaaggtggaagcaatagaggaagacgCTGATTTCCACCTGTGACCTGGGTACCTACATGGGTGTGAGCTCATACACACATAGGAtagtgagcagtgtgtgtgtgcgcttgtgcaCACATTAGAGAATTAGGTTATCAATAAACTTTTACAAAGGCCCAGTTTAAACTGTTTTACATATTTCTCTGTTGTCTCCAAAGAGGAAATGCATGTGTAAGTGACAGAAATGGGGGGAAAAATTTTATTTAGGATAGAAGCAGTTGACACGAGTGTGTTGAGGAAACTTCTGCACAGAAAGCTAACTTTTGACTTAAAGACAGGgaacaaaattttaaatgctcCTGTGGGATACATCTTTTGATAACACGCACACTGCATGTGTAAACAGGTTTCCTGTCTGCCTGTTTTATGTTAGTCTAAAGAGGCCTAAAATGTCTTGTGATAGCTATCTCTGcgtcataatttatttttttcagaactttttccTCTAGGAATCTTGTAGAATGATCAAGTTTCCGActtgcttgtttcttttctaGAGTTACTTGTACCAAATCCTCCAGGGGATTGTGTTTTGTCACTCCCGACGAGTTCTTCACAGAGACTTGAAACCTCAAAATCTATTGATTGATGACAAAGGAACAATCAAACTGGCAGATTTCGGCCTTGCCAGAGCGTTTGGAATACCGATAAGAGTGTACACACACGAGGTGAGCAAAGCCCTGAGATTGTGGTTGCTGGAGTGCTGCCTCTGGTCtttaagccaagaaagaaatactTGGTTGAAAAAAGTGTCTGCAGCTAAgcagtggtagtgcacacctttatttaatcccagcagaggcagaggcagaggcaggagaatctctttgagttcaaggccagcctggtctacagggcataGTCAGGcctacacaaagaaactatgtctcagaagaccaaaaaaaaagttctgtaGTATcagtttattgcttttttttattatcaATCCGCTCTCGTTTATGTGGACTATAGAGATGGAATCTTTGGCATCGTTTGTCAGGGGAGATTGattgctgcctcagcctcagggAAGGGGTTTATTGTAGTTTTTGGGAGTTCTCATTTCTCTGTATTGACCTTTCCCAGACCTGTGCTCCCTCCTGATTGGACCCTGCTGTGGTCATTCAGATCAATTAAAAAGCAGGTTTTGCTGTCTGAGGTACTGTGATTAGATTTAGGAGCCAATTAGTGCTAGCGGAGGGAgcactggggaccgaaccccagcCTGTGCTGCCCGGATgttctgtcactgagctgtgCCCTTGGCCTGTCATCAAGCTTTGTCAGTGGGATCTTGATGGCTGGCATCTCATATGATTGctctgttttattatttcctctgTAGTGGGGTTTGATCCACAGGCCTCACACACTCTGCCCCCTGAACTGTGTTCCTGCTCCTTGTTTTGAGAAAGTCTCACTGACTTGCCCCGGCTGGCCCTGAGGTCACTGGAGTGGATAGACTTTGGCCTTGGGACTCCTGCACTGGCCTTCCCAGTAGCTGGGATTGTAGGTCCACACCAccagactgggtttctctggTATTTCTGGAAGGGCGTTGACTTAGGAACATTGGCGCCCGGGGAGTTGTGAACCTGGAGTTAGAGGGTCGGTCCCTCCTTGTGTCCTTgggtttttgaggcagagttctcTGTAGCCTTAACCGGCCTCATTGACTGGGTAGCTACCTGCTTCCGGCCTgcctgcttcctgggtgctaaAACTGCACAGACGTGTGCCCTGCCGTGCCTGCTCAAGGCTGTGCAGGGCTCTGGTCCTGCACATGCTGCGTGATAGGGAAGCTCTCCACCCACTGTACTGGGGTGGCCTCTGTCTTGtctattccattttatttttttcacagttTATTACCATGACAGTTTGATGGCCGTAACTGCTGCTGACCTCATTGGTCACAGAGGTCGTAgattcactatttttttttttttttttttttttggttcttttttttcggagctggggaccgaacccagggcctcgcgcttcctaggtaagtgctctaccactgagctaaatccccagccccagattcaCTATTTTGATAAATAAACTAATTAGTTCTAAATCACTAATCAACTGGGTCCCACCCACTTTGGCTTggcttagcttttttttttttttccctcttttttggagctggggaccgaacccagggccttgtgcttgctaggcaagcgctctaccactgagctaaatccccaacccctggcttaGCTTTCTTATTCATGGTAATTGGAGCTACCATTACGTGTAAACGTAATGCACACTTTGTCCAGCATCTTTCCTAAACCATATATTACTATTTAGTGCTTTTTCTTTAAGTTGAAAAAGAAAGTTgttttgtctatctgtctgtctggcctcaaactcacagagatccaccttcctctgcctccagagtgctggcgtgctgggataaaggtgtgtgccacccggGTGTGTACCCAGTCAGGCAAAAGCTGCTGTGGTCCATTGACTTCGGTGATCTGAAAAGCAAGGCGTTTATTGTTCTTACCCATTAATGAGCAGAAGTCAGACATAAAATACCTTCACCTTCGTAATTTGTATGTAGCCAATTGGCTTAAGTTCCCGGTGACACCAGCACAGCTTCCTAAAAGACAGCCATGTGTGATCTGTCTTGTGCCAGGTAGTGACGCTGTGGTACCGGTCGCCAGAGGTGTTGCTGGGCTCGGCTCGCTACTCCACCCCGGTTGACATCTGGAGCATAGGGACCATATTTGCAGAGCTGGCGACCAAGAAGCCGCTTTTCCACGGCGACTCAGAGATTGACCAGCTCTTCAGGATCTTCAGGTAACGGTGTTTTATGCCTAAGCTGTTCAGAGCCCATCGGTTAAATAATCAGGGCGCCGTGTATGTAATAGGGCTTTGCTTTCCTTTCAGAGCTCTGGGCACCCCTAACAACGAAGTGTGGCCAGAAGTAGAGTCCCTGCAGGACTACAAGAACACTTTCCCCAAGTGGAAGCCGGGGAGCCTCGCGTCCCACGTCAAGAACCTGGATGAAAACGGCTTGGACTTGCTCTCGGTAAGTGAGCTGTTCTTCAGGGTTCCATTGTGGTGCCCTTGCATGTTCGTAGGACAGGTGGGGGTGACAGAACATATTCAGTCCTGGACTTGGAAGTGGGCAAAGTCAGCAGTTGAGCCAGGCACCTGCCCCGTGTACTCGTGGTGACAGCTGCCTTTGAGGCATGAAGTGGTCTGAGGGGCCTCAGGGCTGGACTTTGTCATTTACCTCTCGTTGTGGTAGGCTGCAGTGGACACTCGCTGTAGGACAGGCCGGGCTCACACACCTTACTTGAGTGTATGTTGCTGAGTTATGGTGAACTTTGTTTTGGGCGTTCACTACTGAGCCCTCAGTTTATCAGTGTGCATTCTGTTGTCTGCTTGGGAAATTGTGCTATGCGGGCTTTTTACAGCATAAACTCTATTTCTCAGGTCCGGCCTAGTTTCCTCTCCCAGAAAGGCTAGCAAAGACTAACGTGATTCTGGTTTTCTTCAGTTGGCTCGGTGAACGTCATTAGCagtgattttctttaaaaacaacgcAGAAAACAAAATTACTGTTTGGGATTACTAAGCACAGCCTCCTTTTGGACAGTTGGTGTAGGTGGAGCAATGTTTAAAATCTGAGTTTGTAGAAGGAATAAAGTAGACATTCCAGTCGGTCTTTCAGCTCCCTTGCAATCTATAAACGGCGCCACCAAAAGCAGCTCAGATTTTACACATTGGTATTGTTGGTGAACTTAGAGACCTTCCCTATCCTGGGCCTAACCGCTGGAGTAGCTAAAGTtacttgctctgtgtgtgtgtgtgtgtgtgtgtgtgtgtgtgtgtgtgtgtgtgtgtgtatgtgtgtgtgtgtgtttgtgttttgtatatatgtgtgttgtgttttgtctgtatgtgtgtgtttgtatgtgtcttgtatatatgtgtgtgttgtgtgttttgtctgtatgtgtgtgtttgtatgtgtcttgtgtttgtgttgtgtgtgtgtgttttgtatgtgtgtgtgtgtttgtatgtgtcttgtgtttgtgttgtgtgtatgtgtgtcttgtgtttgtgttttgtctgtgtgtgtgtgttttgtctgtgtgtgtgttttgtgtgtgtgtgtgtctgtgtgtctgtgtgtctgtggatggaTGGCAGAGCTTTCAAGGGGTGGGTGAAGGAGGGTTGGTCATTGACCGTTGAGCTCCATACTTTGTTCTCAGGTCTTTAAACATAAAGGATTTCACTTCACTTATCGAAAGTCAGTCCTGTGCATTTCCTCCATTGAGCTGACACCAGGAACGAAGTAGCTAAGCTTGCTGTGGCCCTGTCGCCTGCTGAGCGCTGTGGCCCTCACTGTCCTGTCCTCCACTGCAGCACAGGCTGCTGACTTCGCAGGCCCCACAGAAGCCAACTGTCACAGTTGGAGAGCACTGTGAATTATTGATGAAACTTGGCTTCAGATTTCGCTTTATTTTCTCCCACATTCATGGATTCTGGCAAGTGTCTTGCTGCCCTTGAGAGACTTGGTGTCTTAATCCAAACAGCGTGGCACATCTTTCCCTTTTGCTGTGAAGACTGACATATCTTCAAGGCCTTCGTACTTCTGAGTgaatgtgtgagcacacatggaAACTACTCAACAGAAAGCTCTGTAGGCCTTGGCTTTGATCTCTGTCTAGCACCACACAACCTGTTGTGGTGGCCCCTGCCTGtcatcccaacatttgggaggcagaggcaggagggtttcAGGGTCATTGTAGCGCAAGGCCCTGTCGGTCTGGGTGGGGTGGGCTTTTAGTCTGTTTATTGAGTTTTCTCTGAAGATAATATGCACGATCAGATTTAAGATCTGGAGTATATAAATCAGCTGACTGTAATGAATCCATCCACTGTAGCCGTGTTTATAAAAACACgctgtgggtttttcctttgttgGCTTGGGGAGGGGGTTGTGTGGACACTCAGGAAACACTATAATGGATCGCTACTGTTTCAGTTGTGAATAACAGATGGACATTTAATTTTCAAGGTAGATAGAATTAGCTAGATAATCTGAAGATTTATGTTTTGGTTCTAAAGCTGTCTGGGTGCTTATCTTATAATTTATAACAGGCTACCAAGGTGTCTGATATTTAAGTCTTGGAAGGGTGGATAGAGAGCTGGCTCCTaagtttgtttcttccttttcctctctagaAAATGCTGGTCTATGATCCAGCCAAACGAATCTCTGGAAAAATGGCCCTTAAGCACCCATACTTTGACGACTTGGACAATCAGATCAAGAAGATGTAACCCTCTGGAAGTCCCGCCCTGCTGTGGCAGGGGAAGATCGTGGCGTTTACTGTTGGCTCTTCCTGTCttgtatagttttcttttctttgtctgtaAACCATCATCTGGACTTTTCCTATTTTCCTACGTATAACTTAATTAACATGTAAAtattattccatatgaatttaaaTATAATTCTGTATATGTGTAGATGTTACTGTGGTGGCTGCTTGAGACTATTGCTCTGGGGAACTGGAGAGACTTGACTCTCCCCAGACCTCACAGCAGCCATTCCTGCCCTGGGAGCACAGTCTCGGGGCTGAGCTCAGGCCTCATGATGCTTTCAAGTACCTTTGTGCTCTGGATGTGTAAGTTTTTGGGTCAGTTTCTTGCTATTCGGAAACTACAGCTTGCCCAAGGAGAGCGTTTCTCTGCTTGTGTTTAAGCATCTGGAATGAGAAGACCGAAGACCTGAGAGAAGTCTAAGGTTTGTAGTAACTTACAACCCCAAATGGAAGTGTGCCAAAGTCAGCCGGATTTTACAGCTAGAGATCAAGGGCTGTCTGGAGCGGAAGGAAGGACAGTTTTGAAAATTTATGAAGACTCCCTATTTTTAGGTTTGTTGGAAAAGCTGTTTGTCCAGTTGGATTCCTGTGCTGTACGTGGTCAGAGGTAGGTTAAAGGGTTTGCCTTGGCTTCCGAATCTAATTTGAAAACTGCTTAAaatctcctgtcctctcctcttaGCAGTGTCTAGAAATGTCCCTGTCCAAATATTTAGCTGAGATTCCTCTCTTTGGAAGTTCAGTTGCATTGTTGCGCTGCTTAGTGTAATTCTTAGAAGCAGCCTGACGTACCTCCAGTAGTCAGAAGAATGTCACAAACGACTGCTCTtgtcagaatgaaaggctggggTGCTTAAGTTTTACTCTCTGTAGGATCTCGGTAAGGCTGTAGCTGGCTCAGTTTACCGGTAGCTCACCCCAGCCTCCTGTGCTTGCCGGAGTCAGGAAAGTTCCTTCAGCATTGAGTCCTGATTCTAGAGACTTCTGTGTCAGTTGGAGGCAACAGTTTCACTAAAGTTAGCAGCAACATCCTCCTGTGTGTAGGGAACTCCAGCGTTGAAGACCATCCTGGAGGTTTCTAACCCTGCTGCTTGCTAACCCAACCTATTCCCAAGAGGAACCTAGGCAGATCAGTTGAGTGGTCAGCAAATACCAACTACTGAGGAAACCTGTGCTGGTGActttcctcctgctgctgctgctgctgctgctgctgctgctgctgctgctgctgctgctgctgctgctataaACTGGACCCAGGGCTAGagagcttgggggtgggggttggtcaCAGGCTCTGGTTCCTGCAGTATTACCTTGAAATCCAAGCCTCCTAATATCCCCCTTAGGGGGTTTAAGTTGTAAATTTGATatcacacacgcacgcgcgcgcacacacacaggcgcgcacGTACCTGACCAGGTTTTCTATACTTAATTCGACTTGTGTTACTGACCTTTTAATTTCAAGAGTCCTGACTAATACAGTGATCAGTGCCACATGACTTGAAAACTTCCGATTTGAAGCACACTTGAAGTTAAATTCTCTCAGGGTTATACTTGAATCTCTTGTAAGATTGCTCGTAGAGCGGTAGTGTCTGTTGTAGCTTCAGATGTTGGCCTTCGTTTACCTTCCAGAGGACCTACAGACTTGGAAGGGCTCGTGTGCGGCCCTTACTGATTAGTGTGAGGGTAATGAAACACTGTCTGCAGGCTGAGCTCACCCAGTGCTCTGTTGGGAAGTAGCTAGGTAACGAGCAGCTGCACTGGTTTGCCAACTAACAACGGTCACGCCTTTGTATTCAGAAGGAATGTAGCAATGATTGAGTGGCGTGCTGTTTCCATAATTCATACACTATAAAAATGCCAGGTAGTGggggggcacacctttaatcccagcagaggcagtcccatctctgagtttgaggccagcctgttctacacacctgagttccaggacagctagggctacaggaaaaattaaaaaaaaacaaaaaacaaaaaaacttgctGTGGATGTAAACCTGTAAGAATAACTGCTCTATCATGTTCTATACAACAGAGGTTTAATTCCCATTAGCACTCCACTGGTCTCAGCTCcactgtgggagtgggagggagggccGAGCGCCTCCAAGCACAGGAAGGCCTGCTGAAGAGTTGGCTGCTTTGAGGATTCAAATCTTGGCTAAGGTCGGAGGAGTTCCCAAACAATCTTGGACTGTTAAAACCTCTCAGGAACAAGCAGTAGTGtatagttctcaacctgtgggtcgcgaccccccTCGTGGGGTTGGGTGGCTCTTTTCCTAGGGGTCCAGTAACAGACATCCTGCATATCGGATATTTATATGGcaattcataacggtagcaaaattaggagcagtgaaaataattttatggttggggggtgtCACCACCATATTAAAAGGTATTAAagaaagggttgcagcattaggaaggttgagaaccattgcactGTGGGAAAATGAGTCAACATGTAAGGATGAGCATTTCCCAGAATAAAGAATGAGACACGGTCTGCAAGCCCAGACTGACCAGCAGTGTCTGGAGCTCTTACCCATGCTCAACAGACATGCACACTACACCACCTTTGGTACTGCTCCTCCCCGCCCccgcactccccccccccccccagtctccATCAAAGTCCTACCATCTTAAAGTTGAAAGACTATTGGGCATAACCTGGTCCATTGTTTTCCATGAGAAGGCCACTGACTCACAACTGACAGCAGTTGGAAAGCAAAACTTGACCTTCCTGGCTCCTGGTTTAGAACAATGTGAAATTGACAAGATTTGGTGGTAGGGAAGTTATATGTAGTTGGCAGTGGAAGCAAAGGGGGTGGGACAAGCATTCCAGTCAGGTGGCATCAGATTACAGTTTGGAACCCATCTCATGCTAAATTAGGGACCCCCACCCCGCGCTTCTGAAGAGAGGCTAGCTTGCCAGGTCTGAGAAGGATGTACATATATAGAATGGGCTTTTGGTTCCCGGATGTCAGACTTGAAAAGTTAGTAGAGTAAGCTGGAGGTCAAGTACAGACTAAGATTGTCACACCTAGCCTACTCCTCGGAAGCTCATTCCTTGCCCCACTTCAGAGGGCATTTGTTGAATGATCTAAAAGATCTCAGATGCTGTAAGGATTTTGCTAGAAAGCCTCTCACCATcagccaggctgacctcaatgtaatcctgcctcagcctgagtACTGATTGAGTTACCATGTGGTGCTGTAGGGTTTCTTTCATCTTCCTAGTCACCAAGGACAAACCTGCTTCCTTATAGCCATGTCCCAAACACTAGCTGTATTAGAGGATTATTACACACAGTCCCCTGCCGCCAGAACAAAGAACTCAGCCTCGAGAAATGTCTCCTATTATATTTGGAATCCAGCATGACCCAAAACAAGGAGACTCGGTAATTTAGTGTTATTCACAAAACAGAAAGCCGGACTTAAGCAGATGTTTGAACACAAATATCATGCCCTCCTTCTCATGATGTTCCCAATTATACGTTGCAACATTTTTACCAGAAGAATCGCTTTTGAGAACAGCCTTCTAGGGAGCGAATAAACAGGACTATATTTGGCTAACAGCTGCTTCTGAAAAATGGGATGTCAGCAAAGCAAGCTGTTGTTTAAGGAAACTAATTACCCAGCTACCTTGGGCTTGGATGGGGGGTAAATAAAGCCCTCCCATTTCTTGGCAGTGTTTTGTCTGGGATTTTAATACTGTTAGATAtttctcttcctccacttctCCATTTGGAACAAATGGTCTTCAAAGGATCCCTCGTGTTCCTGTTCCAATAATGAGTCCTTTGTGTTTGCTGTCCCTGCTTAGTCACCGACTCCTATTTGGTTTAGTGCAAAGCAGTGTGTTTAAGGACACACTAAACTTTAGATGTCCCAGTGACACAGTGATCGAATTTGCATGCCTCTAATTATGCAAATGTCTCCATGTTTATCAGCCATGTCTTGACTGTGCACAggctttgaaacttttttttttttttggaaattcaTTTTGAGGGCAGCAAGCCTGTGAGTTAGACGATCTCTCTTGCCCTGTGGCACGTTGGCAGGAGAAAAGATCCCTGCAGCCCTTCGCTCATCCAGTGTGTGTGCAGTTCACGGAATGCTGGGATCCTTGCTTCAGCCCCTGCAGGTTCCTGGCCTGATGACTCCCATTTGTTTGAGTGTCTTTTGCCGTGAGAAAGTGAGATGTTTCTATGGTCTGAAGCGATCTCGTCTGAGGACTCAGGTAGAGATGACGGTGCTAGGGTGGAAAAAGAGCCTTTCTGGAAATTAGTAACA includes:
- the Cdk1 gene encoding cyclin-dependent kinase 1; its protein translation is MEDYIKIEKIGEGTYGVVYKGRHRTTGQIVAMKKIRLESEEEGVPSTAIREISLLKELRHPNIVSLQDVLMQDSRLYLIFEFLSMDLKKYLDSIPPGQFMDSSLVKSYLYQILQGIVFCHSRRVLHRDLKPQNLLIDDKGTIKLADFGLARAFGIPIRVYTHEVVTLWYRSPEVLLGSARYSTPVDIWSIGTIFAELATKKPLFHGDSEIDQLFRIFRALGTPNNEVWPEVESLQDYKNTFPKWKPGSLASHVKNLDENGLDLLSKMLVYDPAKRISGKMALKHPYFDDLDNQIKKM